A portion of the Mesobacillus sp. AQ2 genome contains these proteins:
- a CDS encoding FAD/NAD(P)-binding oxidoreductase, which translates to MVDEVNYKVVIVGGGSAGISVAARLAKGAPDLKGKILIVDPAKKHYYQPLWTLAGAGAVKKEVTVRDQQSLIPVGVELLQEAVTSIDADSNSLTTGNGTEIHYDFLVMAAGIQIDWDKIKGLKEAIGKDGVCSNYSYDYVDSTWESIRNFKGGNAIFTHPNTPIKCGGAPQKIMYLADDVFRKAGVRDKSQIIFASASDSIFAVKKYANTLEQVIARKGITTKYKMNLIEVDSANKLAVFENSGTGETEKIPYSMLHVVPPMSAPDFIAQSKLADAGGWVDVDSKTLQSKKYPNVFGVGDCANLPTSKTGAAIRKQAPVAAGNLLSYMKNQPLKLSYDGYTSCPLITGYNKLVLAEFLYENKPAETFPFDQSKERYSMYILKKNILPVMYWKGMLKGIM; encoded by the coding sequence ATGGTGGATGAGGTGAATTATAAGGTAGTAATTGTGGGTGGTGGATCAGCTGGTATTTCGGTCGCTGCCAGGCTCGCTAAAGGGGCACCGGATTTGAAGGGGAAAATTCTTATTGTTGACCCAGCCAAAAAGCATTATTATCAACCATTGTGGACACTTGCTGGTGCTGGTGCGGTTAAAAAGGAAGTTACAGTGCGGGACCAGCAATCACTTATACCAGTTGGAGTGGAACTTCTTCAGGAAGCTGTTACTTCAATTGATGCTGATTCTAACAGTCTCACGACAGGAAACGGAACCGAAATTCACTACGACTTTCTGGTAATGGCTGCTGGCATCCAGATCGACTGGGATAAAATTAAAGGGTTAAAAGAAGCCATCGGCAAGGATGGTGTCTGCAGCAATTATTCGTACGATTATGTTGATTCAACCTGGGAAAGTATTCGTAATTTCAAAGGCGGCAATGCCATTTTCACACACCCTAACACCCCGATCAAATGTGGCGGTGCCCCTCAGAAAATTATGTACCTCGCTGACGATGTATTCAGAAAAGCTGGTGTCAGAGATAAGAGCCAGATTATTTTCGCATCAGCATCTGACAGTATTTTTGCAGTGAAGAAATACGCAAATACACTTGAACAGGTCATTGCCAGAAAAGGGATAACTACTAAATATAAAATGAACTTAATCGAAGTAGATTCAGCTAACAAACTTGCAGTTTTTGAAAATTCAGGGACAGGAGAAACGGAAAAAATTCCTTATAGTATGCTTCATGTTGTCCCGCCAATGTCAGCACCCGATTTTATTGCTCAAAGTAAATTGGCCGATGCCGGTGGATGGGTAGATGTTGATTCGAAAACACTGCAGTCAAAAAAATATCCAAATGTCTTTGGCGTAGGGGATTGCGCGAACCTTCCAACCTCAAAAACAGGGGCAGCAATCAGGAAACAGGCTCCAGTTGCAGCAGGTAACTTGCTTAGCTACATGAAAAATCAACCGTTGAAACTCTCTTATGATGGGTACACTTCCTGTCCACTGATTACTGGCTATAATAAATTGGTACTGGCTGAGTTCCTGTATGAGAATAAACCAGCCGAAACCTTCCCATTCGATCAATCTAAGGAGCGTTACAGCATGTATATACTAAAGAAAAATATCCTTCCTGTCATGTATTGGAAAGGAATGTTGAAGGGAATCATGTGA
- a CDS encoding thiol-disulfide oxidoreductase DCC family protein translates to MHPVILFDGVCNFCDASVQFILERDDKEMFRFASLQSDAGQELLREYNVADDVDSMILIEDGNVYYKSAAALRISRHLKGPWKLLYVLILVPAPVRNIFYDLVAKNRFKWFGQKDSCMLPPPNVRRRFL, encoded by the coding sequence ATGCATCCTGTTATTCTATTTGATGGGGTTTGCAATTTCTGTGATGCCAGTGTCCAATTTATTCTGGAACGAGATGACAAAGAGATGTTCCGCTTTGCTTCGCTTCAGAGTGATGCAGGCCAGGAACTGTTGAGGGAATATAATGTTGCAGATGATGTGGACAGCATGATTTTGATTGAGGATGGAAATGTTTATTATAAGTCAGCCGCCGCTCTCAGAATCAGCCGCCATCTAAAAGGTCCCTGGAAGCTGCTCTATGTTTTGATCCTTGTACCTGCTCCAGTTAGGAATATTTTTTACGATCTCGTTGCTAAAAATCGGTTCAAATGGTTCGGCCAAAAGGATAGCTGTATGCTGCCGCCGCCGAATGTGAGAAGAAGATTTCTATAA
- a CDS encoding DUF3238 domain-containing protein, translating to MELNRQLPITRQKLAGKYLPFAILGTAGTLYALSVNRRRKTAGSSHAKVLKKIDHGTNVITLEWEAQADSYRVYRDSELIYEGFEPSFADNELTPGTLYSYSIESLAQGEVQKRMRIQTTTSVNHKEKDNVLEDLLITTIVTEGQISFEWEPIEGVTEYTIHRNGMQLEKVTSCTFTDRGIQEDQFYTYTIKARRPLQRSEQVKWELKSLIANAVGAIKKDCSTRMAADEEFSITKRIGPIRELLKPDRPHNLSNGNWQLRYTTFLKEEWLKNPNAASGDQYFKGDHRSFEPDSSQYRTRGEVFIDSDSQSALLSKSTGITEAFSGNQEPVESAQATDDGIQLEKVLADDDRIKFILKHSVSNPLVVSPAIDYVVCGVFYRDNEFDLIGSHDQAPEHEIYLKEPGTDNWQVIHQAHSKGLEMMADPMANHKWRYSSFRN from the coding sequence ATGGAACTTAATAGACAACTACCGATAACCAGACAAAAATTGGCTGGCAAATACCTGCCTTTTGCAATCCTAGGTACTGCCGGGACGCTTTACGCCTTGAGCGTAAACCGCCGGCGAAAGACTGCGGGTTCTTCCCACGCGAAAGTGCTTAAGAAGATTGACCATGGAACCAATGTCATCACTCTTGAATGGGAAGCTCAAGCTGATTCCTACCGTGTATACCGGGACAGCGAGCTTATCTATGAAGGATTTGAACCGAGTTTTGCTGACAATGAGCTGACTCCTGGCACACTGTATTCTTATAGTATCGAATCTCTCGCACAAGGCGAAGTGCAAAAGAGAATGCGAATACAAACGACTACCTCCGTGAATCACAAAGAGAAAGACAATGTTCTCGAGGATCTCCTCATTACCACGATCGTCACAGAGGGTCAAATCAGTTTTGAATGGGAGCCGATCGAGGGTGTAACGGAGTATACCATCCATCGAAACGGTATGCAGCTAGAGAAAGTGACTTCCTGTACCTTTACCGACAGAGGGATCCAGGAGGATCAATTTTATACTTACACAATTAAGGCAAGACGACCTTTGCAGCGTTCCGAACAAGTAAAATGGGAGCTGAAATCGTTGATTGCCAATGCAGTGGGAGCAATCAAGAAGGATTGTTCCACGAGGATGGCAGCTGATGAAGAATTTTCCATCACAAAACGGATTGGCCCGATTCGTGAGCTTCTGAAACCAGATCGTCCACACAACCTTAGCAACGGAAACTGGCAGCTGAGATACACAACCTTTTTAAAAGAGGAGTGGTTGAAAAACCCGAATGCCGCTTCCGGGGATCAATATTTTAAGGGTGACCACCGTTCCTTTGAACCTGACTCGTCTCAATATCGGACCAGAGGTGAAGTCTTTATCGATTCTGACAGCCAATCCGCATTGCTTAGCAAAAGCACTGGAATTACAGAAGCGTTCAGCGGAAATCAAGAACCTGTCGAATCCGCTCAAGCGACTGATGATGGAATTCAATTAGAAAAGGTCCTGGCAGATGACGACCGAATTAAGTTTATTCTAAAGCACTCGGTCAGCAATCCGCTTGTTGTGTCCCCTGCCATTGATTATGTTGTTTGCGGAGTCTTTTATAGAGACAATGAATTCGATTTGATCGGAAGCCATGATCAGGCACCGGAACATGAAATTTATCTTAAAGAACCAGGCACAGACAATTGGCAGGTCATCCATCAGGCTCACAGCAAAGGCCTGGAAATGATGGCTGACCCCATGGCAAACCACAAATGGCGCTACTCCTCCTTCAGGAACTAA
- a CDS encoding DMT family transporter codes for MLRLKGILMIVIGAMLWGMTGSITEWVLANTELSVPFILTIRMIIAGSSILAYLAMKKQDIFTVVKTPYWRNQLILFSILGMVGLQFTFTMAIQTSNAVVATLLQFSAPIFVVLYVSFHHKKWPPRYQILGILGTLAGLFLLLTNGSMSSLLVSTEALLWGIAVGLTFAFYTLYPSRLMKEWSVLAIVGWSMLFGGMMLGLINRVWLSEEWSIITQPKMMFIMAILIVFGTLAFLLFLGSMNYISAVETSILSSVEPLTVMVISVIWFDTMLQNVQLMGAMIMLIFVTWLSIGDKNASVEANVVKQNNT; via the coding sequence ATGTTGCGATTAAAAGGTATCCTTATGATTGTTATTGGTGCAATGCTTTGGGGAATGACAGGTTCGATCACGGAATGGGTGCTGGCTAATACGGAATTGTCGGTTCCTTTTATCCTGACAATCCGGATGATCATTGCCGGAAGCAGCATCCTGGCGTATCTTGCGATGAAAAAACAAGATATTTTCACGGTAGTAAAAACACCATACTGGCGGAATCAGCTGATCTTATTCAGTATCCTGGGAATGGTCGGATTGCAGTTCACATTTACAATGGCGATTCAGACAAGCAATGCTGTCGTGGCAACTTTGCTTCAATTTTCTGCTCCGATATTTGTGGTCCTTTATGTTTCTTTTCACCATAAAAAATGGCCGCCTCGCTATCAGATATTAGGCATCCTCGGAACGTTGGCCGGTTTGTTCCTTTTATTGACGAATGGTTCCATGAGCAGTTTGCTGGTCAGCACAGAAGCCCTGCTCTGGGGAATTGCGGTAGGGCTGACATTTGCGTTCTACACACTTTATCCATCACGGCTCATGAAAGAATGGAGCGTCCTGGCCATCGTCGGTTGGAGCATGTTGTTCGGCGGCATGATGCTTGGCCTGATTAATAGAGTCTGGCTTTCAGAGGAATGGTCGATTATTACTCAGCCTAAAATGATGTTCATTATGGCTATTTTGATTGTTTTCGGTACATTGGCATTCCTGCTATTCCTCGGAAGTATGAACTATATCAGCGCTGTCGAAACGAGCATTCTATCGAGTGTAGAGCCTTTGACTGTCATGGTCATCTCGGTTATCTGGTTCGATACCATGCTGCAGAATGTCCAGCTGATGGGCGCGATGATCATGCTTATATTTGTAACATGGCTGTCGATTGGCGATAAAAATGCATCAGTGGAAGCCAACGTAGTAAAACAAAACAATACCTGA
- a CDS encoding NUDIX hydrolase: MIFLRKTERIQSGKLEDFNRIFHTHEYREYVKNGAKLIGRWVNDKEDEILTIWEFKNKSHFENLEIVRDASEEIQETEGLACKNSYELLSSAEPYPSAYHPPKHIMSVSGYITNKKDEVLLVRNFHRSDTMEMPGGQVEEGETLEEAIHREILEETGIKVSLIGITGIYQNVTSGVTCIVFRGEHQSGEGRTAENETSEVIFTELTRDNIDHYITRKQFKSRALDAMEANYLPYEAFRARPYELMSRFDVKKEYS, from the coding sequence ATGATTTTTTTAAGAAAAACAGAAAGAATACAATCCGGTAAACTGGAGGACTTCAATCGAATCTTTCACACTCACGAGTACCGCGAATACGTTAAAAATGGTGCTAAATTAATAGGCAGATGGGTGAATGACAAGGAAGATGAGATTCTGACTATCTGGGAATTCAAGAACAAATCCCACTTTGAAAACCTAGAAATAGTCAGGGATGCTAGTGAGGAAATACAAGAGACAGAAGGACTGGCCTGCAAAAACAGTTATGAACTGTTATCTTCGGCAGAACCTTATCCATCTGCCTATCACCCACCTAAACACATAATGTCTGTCAGTGGATACATTACAAATAAAAAAGATGAAGTTTTACTAGTAAGAAATTTTCACCGTTCCGATACAATGGAAATGCCCGGTGGCCAGGTGGAAGAAGGGGAAACATTAGAAGAGGCCATTCACCGAGAGATTTTAGAAGAAACAGGAATCAAAGTTAGCTTGATTGGAATAACAGGAATCTATCAAAATGTCACAAGCGGTGTGACTTGCATCGTTTTTCGGGGTGAGCATCAGTCTGGAGAAGGAAGGACAGCAGAAAATGAAACATCGGAAGTGATTTTTACTGAGTTAACCCGGGATAATATTGATCACTATATTACTAGAAAACAATTTAAAAGCAGGGCACTTGATGCCATGGAAGCGAACTATTTACCGTATGAAGCATTTAGAGCAAGACCGTATGAATTGATGAGCAGATTTGACGTTAAGAAGGAATATTCTTAA
- a CDS encoding DUF2975 domain-containing protein, which translates to MKRETLFLKVVVFLLAVPVLAACFIFLPWLIRDASQGNWVLANFLYPIIGVMYASAIPYFIALYQAFLLLGYIDEDIAFSDWSVKALKNIKFCAVAISILYLASMPLFYLIGEKDDAPGVILIGMVFTFAPIVIAAFAAVLEKLLKHAIEIKSENDLTV; encoded by the coding sequence ATGAAACGTGAAACATTGTTCTTAAAGGTGGTTGTTTTCCTTCTGGCAGTCCCAGTACTGGCGGCGTGCTTTATTTTTCTGCCCTGGCTGATCAGAGATGCATCGCAAGGCAACTGGGTGCTTGCTAATTTTTTGTATCCCATCATAGGGGTGATGTATGCTTCGGCGATTCCCTATTTTATCGCTCTGTATCAGGCTTTCCTGCTGTTAGGCTATATTGATGAGGACATAGCATTTTCGGATTGGTCTGTAAAAGCGTTGAAAAACATCAAGTTTTGTGCCGTTGCAATCAGTATTTTATATCTTGCAAGCATGCCATTATTCTATTTGATCGGTGAGAAGGACGATGCTCCCGGTGTCATCCTTATCGGAATGGTGTTTACTTTTGCTCCAATCGTGATCGCTGCTTTTGCCGCAGTCCTCGAAAAGCTTTTGAAGCATGCCATAGAAATAAAGTCGGAAAACGACTTAACAGTCTGA
- a CDS encoding helix-turn-helix transcriptional regulator, translating to MAIVINIDVMLAKRKMSVTELSEKVGITMANLSILKNGKAKAIRVSTLDAICRALECQPGDILEYQSGGDIQE from the coding sequence ATGGCAATTGTAATTAATATTGATGTAATGCTGGCTAAGAGAAAGATGAGCGTAACGGAGCTATCCGAAAAGGTTGGAATCACCATGGCGAACCTCTCTATTTTAAAAAATGGAAAGGCAAAAGCTATCAGGGTTTCTACTTTGGACGCCATTTGCAGGGCTCTGGAGTGCCAGCCAGGGGATATATTGGAATATCAGAGTGGTGGAGATATTCAAGAATAA
- a CDS encoding DUF817 domain-containing protein: MRTIIQLVRFGWEQALSCLFPVVIFASLAITKIIELPLLPRYDWLLLIFLLMQWWMVRSRLETRDELKVITLFHLIGLALEIFKVNMGSWTYPEEGYSKVFGVPLYSGFMYASVASYLCQAWRRLKVELVDWPPFLLVVPLGAAIYLNFFTHHFWLDIRWWLSAMVMIVFWKSWVTYEVGGIKYRMPIALSFVLIGFFIWVAENIATFFGAWQYLNQMEAWSLVHLGKVSSWLLLVIVSFLIVATLKQVKAEPASNVGGSQLIKS, encoded by the coding sequence ATGAGAACAATCATTCAGCTTGTGCGTTTTGGCTGGGAACAGGCACTGTCATGCTTGTTTCCTGTAGTGATCTTTGCTTCATTGGCGATCACAAAAATCATAGAACTCCCACTCTTACCTCGTTATGACTGGCTGCTGCTAATATTCCTATTGATGCAATGGTGGATGGTACGTTCCCGTCTTGAAACCAGGGACGAACTCAAGGTAATAACCTTATTCCATCTCATTGGGCTGGCACTTGAAATCTTCAAGGTAAATATGGGCTCATGGACATATCCAGAGGAGGGGTACTCGAAAGTATTTGGTGTACCTTTATACAGCGGATTCATGTATGCCAGTGTGGCGAGTTATCTGTGCCAGGCATGGAGGAGGCTGAAGGTTGAACTCGTTGATTGGCCGCCGTTTCTGCTAGTTGTTCCATTAGGTGCTGCAATCTATTTGAACTTTTTCACCCATCATTTCTGGCTGGATATTCGCTGGTGGTTATCGGCTATGGTAATGATCGTCTTTTGGAAATCCTGGGTTACATATGAAGTTGGCGGAATCAAGTATCGTATGCCAATTGCTTTATCTTTTGTCCTAATCGGATTCTTCATCTGGGTAGCAGAAAATATCGCCACGTTTTTCGGTGCCTGGCAATACCTAAATCAAATGGAAGCATGGAGCCTTGTTCATCTTGGAAAAGTGAGTTCTTGGCTCTTGTTGGTCATCGTAAGTTTTCTGATCGTAGCAACATTAAAGCAGGTAAAAGCAGAGCCAGCCTCAAATGTCGGCGGTTCTCAACTAATAAAGTCTTAA